A genomic segment from Acidobacteriota bacterium encodes:
- a CDS encoding IPTL-CTERM sorting domain-containing protein codes for MRRLTRTPRGAAALLIALLPCTLVSAGIIELGRKGQLAAGSSFTVLVAGTPFSDPNHVAGEDASVILGRIRAQIAASGYNAVTVTSPTDPNLNAIGITNAMGMEPASLQVNVSDANIGGAVVDFGALGGATATVAGANAVTGNVGGTFEIDITLTTGALFTQIVTTPSKSATTVNSDMVAALTANGFTVAGPTNGPWTISRVGANLARVQMKRTDTGISVSNVTLVSAPAPSAPVIVATIGTPIPTLSEWGLVFLAALVALAGILRLRS; via the coding sequence ATGCGCCGATTGACGAGAACCCCGAGAGGCGCTGCCGCCCTTCTCATCGCACTCCTCCCGTGCACCCTCGTCTCGGCCGGCATCATCGAGCTGGGGAGGAAGGGTCAGCTCGCCGCGGGGAGCTCGTTCACGGTCCTGGTGGCGGGCACTCCTTTCTCCGACCCGAACCATGTGGCTGGTGAGGATGCCTCGGTCATCCTCGGGCGCATCCGGGCCCAGATCGCCGCGTCCGGCTACAACGCCGTCACCGTGACCAGTCCGACGGACCCCAACCTGAACGCGATCGGGATTACGAACGCGATGGGGATGGAGCCGGCCTCGCTTCAGGTCAACGTCTCCGACGCGAACATCGGCGGCGCCGTGGTCGACTTCGGCGCGCTCGGCGGAGCCACCGCGACCGTGGCGGGCGCCAACGCCGTCACCGGGAACGTGGGCGGCACCTTCGAGATCGACATCACCCTCACGACCGGGGCGCTCTTCACTCAGATCGTGACGACTCCCTCGAAGTCGGCCACGACGGTCAACAGCGATATGGTCGCGGCGCTCACGGCGAACGGATTCACCGTCGCCGGCCCGACGAACGGCCCGTGGACCATCTCGAGGGTGGGGGCGAACCTCGCGCGGGTTCAGATGAAACGCACGGACACGGGGATCAGCGTCAGCAACGTGACGCTCGTCTCGGCGCCCGCGCCCTCCGCGCCGGTGATCGTGGCGACCATCGGGACGCCGATCCCGACGCTCTCGGAGTGGGGGCTGGTCTTCCTCGCCGCGCTCGTCGCCCTCGCGGGGATCCTCCGCCTCCGGAGCTGA
- a CDS encoding IPTL-CTERM sorting domain-containing protein, with product MTLSPNVRRANVLAAAGLLLALVPYTLASAGIIELGRKGQLAGGSTFTVIVEGRTFSEGSHIVTENVASIAEKVRANIDASPFYTATIPDPTNNPTNITILRETGIEPYSLEVFISDPNIGGAFVDAGSLPSTSGTFQGANAIAHNGNFEIDVTVFCPGMPPMVFTHVVSTAPATKTVADVNAEMVALLRASGFSVSGPTLGNTYTLYVQSNQRLQRIEMNRTDTGITTSGVGETTQSQANVPTLSEWGLVFLAALVALGGALLLRPGSPA from the coding sequence GTGACCCTGAGCCCCAACGTGCGCCGCGCCAACGTCCTCGCAGCCGCTGGCCTTCTCCTCGCCCTCGTCCCGTACACCCTCGCCTCCGCCGGAATCATCGAGCTGGGCCGCAAGGGGCAGCTGGCGGGCGGTAGCACGTTCACCGTCATCGTCGAGGGGCGGACCTTCAGCGAGGGAAGCCACATCGTCACCGAAAACGTCGCGAGCATCGCCGAAAAGGTCCGGGCCAACATCGACGCGAGCCCCTTCTACACCGCGACCATTCCCGATCCAACCAACAACCCCACGAACATCACGATCTTGCGGGAGACGGGCATCGAGCCGTACTCGCTCGAGGTCTTCATCAGCGACCCGAACATCGGCGGGGCCTTCGTCGACGCGGGCAGTCTCCCCTCCACGTCAGGCACCTTCCAGGGGGCGAACGCGATCGCTCACAACGGGAACTTCGAGATCGACGTCACGGTCTTCTGCCCGGGGATGCCGCCGATGGTCTTCACGCACGTGGTCTCGACAGCCCCTGCCACGAAGACCGTTGCCGACGTCAACGCCGAAATGGTCGCGCTGCTCCGAGCGAGCGGCTTCTCCGTGAGCGGGCCGACCCTCGGCAACACCTACACCCTCTATGTGCAGAGCAACCAGCGCCTCCAGCGGATCGAGATGAACCGCACAGACACCGGCATCACCACGAGCGGCGTCGGTGAGACGACGCAGTCCCAGGCCAACGTCCCCACTCTCTCCGAGTGGGGCCTCGTCTTCCTGGCGGCTCTGGTGGCCCTCGGGGGCGCGCTTCTCCTTCGCCCCGGGTCTCCCGCCTGA